A genomic window from Aethina tumida isolate Nest 87 chromosome 4, icAetTumi1.1, whole genome shotgun sequence includes:
- the LOC109604404 gene encoding tensin-1 isoform X11, with amino-acid sequence MITSNSYNGFGEALTTQPRLSKNNTNSSGGMDLSYVTERIISLWFSPSTTTRGYKQGQQHVSQMLRNKHGDNYKIFNLSEPKRALRNAHKHVKEVGWALNLAPPLERLCSVCKDIENWLNEDEHRIAVLHARGSKEKLGVIVAAYMHYSSICGSQEQALDRFSMRRFLDDNVGPLVLPSNKRYVEYFAGLLSHHIKINSAPLYLTHVTVVGTPAFQQGGCRAFLKLYEGHTPVYTSGIYMVSNNVSQFTVNVAGERRGGLQLRGDILIKCYHRTDRGRETIFACQFHTCAISDHTLSFTRQELDTACNDPRFPVDGAVELHFSGPEGRQTLPAPTPAVPFTISDDHITRADSPLLIEECEDEDSDSDDVNHTFGPLDGSIYATIAKKPELSPGAVSSPLTVSMDSGISSAGHQQNANTTASASPPPTAQPSPLSPEEQHRELDELLSDMMLTVQSIPDLKPHQDQSNGGPASDNNFGLDNVQYIDEEEDKNIPYHARQDSRPFSYGVNSNMINESKGLSSPSLVRKASINKSSGDTLRKVQTQVYPDFNAKPVPDFSASNQYSPSNYSTLSSKYSSYTPVHGTLRKKDPIDDIFTSSALSAQPIKREFREEYYKDETRRYDPLKRSLTDSTLRRSPEKITYKSSNSAVTSPYSDSESLSPPGAFRNSTKSPEFHESFTTNGNLTWLQKQQQKLKERREVKLREERQPHETQLMRELRNVQTRHMRPSASHRADGYTSDTTAFADDDDDYTVPLHINTMQKNGGSSNYSTLKSTYSSTVKERPFMKIKREHEHYAQSTESPRTILAQNPMGQIVRAPSRGADTVDSGLLSLVEQEQYSKQSSPRYTPGLYREESIQSWRSQSVNDETSPSHSSSPRPQTPAFPVHARTPYLNASTPTVQFDLPSERLPPKSPTTQRRLSCPTPNKLTKKWSLSPERKDRPTSPSDLTNGSASEYTHTATHRSVSSSGFSDGSYQQSPKTPNYNGSASPTIYYGNSRRNSVGSNNEAPHEVAAAHVEFVRDTSKFWYKASISREEAINMLRNQAPGTFVVRDSNSFPGAFGLALRVAQVPSNVQNKSYSSDELIRHFLIEPTSRGVRLKGCPNEPVFSSLSALVYQHSITQMALPCRLVLPESDLKYTKNVNNPNQVLFTQGAACNVLYLFSMDMESLTGPEAIKKSVLTLLQKAPLPETATVHFKVNGQGITLTDNKRKLFFRKHYPMNTVSYCGLDPEDHKWTVALDDNPIKSSNRIFGFVARKPNVSNSDNQCHLFAELEPEQPATAIVNFVNKILTSSGYKPNMV; translated from the exons ATGATAACATCGAATTCCTACAATGGTTTCGGCGAGGCGTTGACCACCCAACCCAGACTGTCCAAGAACAACACAAACTCATCAGGAGGCATGGACTTGAGCTATGTCACCGAAAGAATCATATCGTTGTGGTTCTCCCCGTCGACCACGACGCGTGGCTACAAACAGGGCCAGCAACACGTCTCGCAAATGCTCAGAAACAAACACGGAGACAATTACAAG ATATTCAATTTGTCTGAGCCGAAACGCGCCTTGAGGAATGCCCATAAACACGTGAAGGAGGTCGGATGGGCCCTCAACCTGGCTCCGCCTTTGGAAAGACTTTGTAGCGTGTGTAAGGACATCGAGAACTGGCTGAACGAAGACGAACATCGGATTGCCGTCCTGCATGCGAG aGGCAGCAAAGAAAAGTTGGGAGTCATAGTGGCTGCATACATGCATTATTCAAGTATATGCGGAAGCCAGGAGCAGGCGCTCGATAGGTTCTCCATGCGACGGTTCCTGGACGATAACGTCGGGCCTCTGGTCCTGCCGTCGAACAAAAG ATACGTCGAATACTTCGCCGGGTTGTTGTCCCATCACATAAAAATCAACTCCGCACCTCTGTATCTGACTCATGTGACTGTGGTGGGCACTCCGGCCTTCCAACAAGGTGGCTGCAGAGCGTTCCTGAAACTCTACGAGGGACACACGCCCGTCTACACTTCAG GAATTTACATGGTTTCGAATAACGTGAGCCAGTTCACGGTGAACGTGGCCGGCGAAAGGCGAGGCGGGCTGCAACTAAGAGGAGACATCCTGATCAAGTGCTACCATCGAACGGACAGGGGCAGGGAGACGATTTTCGCCTGCCAATTTCACACGTGCGCCATTTCCGATCACACGCTCAGCTTCACCCGCCAAGAGCTCGACACCGCCTGCAACG ATCCACGTTTCCCCGTCGACGGTGCAGTGGAATTGCACTTCTCCGGCCCGGAAGGACGGCAAACACTCCCGGCCCCGACGCCGGCGGTACCGTTCACGATATCCGATGATCACATTACCAGAGCCGACAGTCCACTCCTGATCGAGGAGTGCGAAGATGAGGACTCGGATTCCG ACGACGTGAACCATACGTTTGGACCACTGGACGGTAGCATATACGCCACCATAGCGAAGAAACCGGAGCTGTCTCCCGGTGCCGTCTCTAGTCCCTTGACTGTGTCCATGGACTCTGGCATTTCATCAGCAG GACACCAGCAGAACGCCAACACCACCGCCTCCGCGAGTCCCCCGCCAACCGCCCAGCCGTCCCCCCTCAGTCCGGAGGAACAGCACCGCGAGCTCGACGAACTCCTATCCGACATGATGCTAACGGTCCAGAGCATTCCCGACCTGAAACCCCACCAGGACCAGTCCAACGGCGGCCCGGCGTCCGACAACAACTTCGGCCTGGACAATGTCCAGTACATAGACGAGGAGGAGGACAAGAACATACCGTACCACGCGCGACAGGACAGCAGACCCTTCAGTTACGGCGTCAACTCCAACATGATCAACGAGTCGAAGGGCCTGAGCAGCCCCAGCCTGGTGCGCAAGGCCAGCATCAACAAATCCTCCGGCGACACGCTGAGGAAGGTGCAGACGCAAGTCTATCCGGACTTCAACGCCAAACCGGTGCCGGACTTCTCCGCCTCGAACCAGTACTCGCCGTCCAATTACAGCACCCTGTCGTCGAAGTACTCCAGCTACACGCCGGTGCACGGCACCCTGAGGAAGAAGGACCCGATCGACGACATATTCACGTCGAGTGCTTTAAGTGCGCAGCCGATTAAACGCGAGTTCCGTGAGGAGTACTACAAGGACGAGACCAGGAGGTACGATCCTTTGAAGAGGAGCCTGACCGACAGCACGCTGAGGAGGAGCCCGGAGAAGATCACCTACAAGAGCTCCAACTCGGCGGTCACCAGTCCGTATTCGGATTCGGAGAGCCTGTCGCCGCCCGGAGCTTTCCGGAACAGCACCAAGTCACCGGAGTTCCACGAATC ATTCACGACCAACGGCAACCTGACATGGCTCCAGAAGCAGCAGCAAAAACTGAAGGAGCGCCGCGAGGTGAAGCTGCGCGAGGAACGTCAGCCGCACGAGACGCAGCTGATGAGGGAGCTGCGCAACGTCCAGACCCGGCACATGCGCCCGTCGGCGTCGCACCGCGCAGACGGCTACACCAGCGACACCACGGCCTTCGCCGACGATGACGACGACTACACCGTGCCGCTGCACATCAACACGATGCAGAAGAACGGCGGAAGCTCCAACTACAGCACTTTGAAGTCCACGTATTCGTCGACAGTTAAAGAACGGCCCTTCATGAAGATCAAGAGGGAACACGAGCACTATGCGCAG AGCACAGAATCCCCTCGCACGATCTTAGCTCAGAATCCTATGGGACAGATCGTGAGGGCGCCTTCAAGGGGCGCCGACACAGTGGACAGCGGTCTGCTGTCGCTGGTGGAACAGGAACAGTACAGCAAACAGAGTAGCCCCCGTTACACGCCGGGCCTG TACCGAGAAGAGTCGATCCAATCATGGAGGTCGCAATCCGTAAACGACGAAACGAGCCCATCTCACAGCTCGTCGCCAAGACCGCAGACACCAGCTTTTCCAGTACACGCCCGGACCCCGTACTTGAACGCATCCACGCCAACAGTCCAATTCGATCTACCATCCGAACGACTGCCACCTAAAAGTCCTACAACCCAGCG CCGACTCAGTTGTCCAACTCCTAATAAACTTACTAAGAAGTGGTCACTCTCACCGGAGAG aaaGGACCGTCCTACGTCACCCAGCGATCTAACGAACGGGTCCGCGTCAGAATACACCCACACTGCGACCCATCGCAGTGTCTCGTCATCGGGTTTCTCTGATGGCAGCTACCAACAGAGCCCCAAGACCCCGAACTACAACGGATCGGCGTCTCCGACCATCTATTACGGCAACTCGAGACGGAACTCGGTTGGCTCGAACAACGAGGCACCGCACGAAGTGGCTGCGGCGCACGTTGAATTCGTCAGAGACACCTCTAAATTTTGGTATAAGGCTTCCATATCTAGGGAAGAAG CAATCAACATGTTAAGAAACCAAGCGCCAGGCACCTTCGTCGTAAGAGATTCAAACTCTTTTCCGGGCGCATTCGGGCTGGCCCTAAGGGTGGCCCAAGTGCCCTCGAATGTGCAAAATAAGTCGTACTCCAGCGACGAGCTGATCAGACACTTCCTGATCGAGCCCACATCCAGGGGAGTGCGTCTGAAAGGTTGTCCCAACGAGCCGGTCTTCAGCTCATTGTCCGCATTGGTTTACCAACATTCGATAACACAAATGGCACTGCCGTGCCGCCTCGTCCTTCCGGAGAGTGATCTGAAATACACGAAAAATGTGAACAATCCTAACCAGGTGTTGTTCACGCAGGGGGCAGCTTGTAACGTCTTATATTTGTTCTCGATGGATATGGAATCGTTGACGGGTCCGGAGGCGATTAAGAAGTCGGTTTTGACGCTGTTGCAGAAGGCGCCGCTTCCGGAAACGGCTACCGTGCATTTTAAGGTAAACGGTCAAGGTATTACGTTGACCGACAACAAGAGGAAGTTGTTCTTCAGGAAGCACTATCCTATGAATACCGTTTCTTATTGTGGGCTCGATCCTGAAGATCACAAGTGGACTGTTGCGCTTGATGATAACCCGATTAAGAGTTCGAA tCGTATATTTGGATTCGTGGCAAGAAAACCGAACGTGAGTAACTCCGACAATCAGTGCCATCTTTTCGCAGAACTGGAGCCGGAACAACCGGCGACGGCAATTGTCAACTTCGTCAACAAAATTTTGACGTCCAGTGGCTACAAACCGAATATGGTGTAA
- the LOC109604404 gene encoding tensin-1 isoform X8: MSVDKLTVTKKTKRDRFEGFYNVVTPRLFYNIAFTLWHVAFHIENKQQHSHDEGTLRHGHLNKMITSNSYNGFGEALTTQPRLSKNNTNSSGGMDLSYVTERIISLWFSPSTTTRGYKQGQQHVSQMLRNKHGDNYKIFNLSEPKRALRNAHKHVKEVGWALNLAPPLERLCSVCKDIENWLNEDEHRIAVLHARGSKEKLGVIVAAYMHYSSICGSQEQALDRFSMRRFLDDNVGPLVLPSNKRYVEYFAGLLSHHIKINSAPLYLTHVTVVGTPAFQQGGCRAFLKLYEGHTPVYTSGIYMVSNNVSQFTVNVAGERRGGLQLRGDILIKCYHRTDRGRETIFACQFHTCAISDHTLSFTRQELDTACNDPRFPVDGAVELHFSGPEGRQTLPAPTPAVPFTISDDHITRADSPLLIEECEDEDSDSDDVNHTFGPLDGSIYATIAKKPELSPGAVSSPLTVSMDSGISSAGHQQNANTTASASPPPTAQPSPLSPEEQHRELDELLSDMMLTVQSIPDLKPHQDQSNGGPASDNNFGLDNVQYIDEEEDKNIPYHARQDSRPFSYGVNSNMINESKGLSSPSLVRKASINKSSGDTLRKVQTQVYPDFNAKPVPDFSASNQYSPSNYSTLSSKYSSYTPVHGTLRKKDPIDDIFTSSALSAQPIKREFREEYYKDETRRYDPLKRSLTDSTLRRSPEKITYKSSNSAVTSPYSDSESLSPPGAFRNSTKSPEFHESFTTNGNLTWLQKQQQKLKERREVKLREERQPHETQLMRELRNVQTRHMRPSASHRADGYTSDTTAFADDDDDYTVPLHINTMQKNGGSSNYSTLKSTYSSTVKERPFMKIKREHEHYAQSTESPRTILAQNPMGQIVRAPSRGADTVDSGLLSLVEQEQYSKQSSPRYTPGLYREESIQSWRSQSVNDETSPSHSSSPRPQTPAFPVHARTPYLNASTPTVQFDLPSERLPPKSPTTQRRLSCPTPNKLTKKWSLSPERKDRPTSPSDLTNGSASEYTHTATHRSVSSSGFSDGSYQQSPKTPNYNGSASPTIYYGNSRRNSVGSNNEAPHEVAAAHVEFVRDTSKFWYKASISREEAINMLRNQAPGTFVVRDSNSFPGAFGLALRVAQVPSNVQNKSYSSDELIRHFLIEPTSRGVRLKGCPNEPVFSSLSALVYQHSITQMALPCRLVLPESDLKYTKNVNNPNQVLFTQGAACNVLYLFSMDMESLTGPEAIKKSVLTLLQKAPLPETATVHFKVNGQGITLTDNKRKLFFRKHYPMNTVSYCGLDPEDHKWTVALDDNPIKSSNRIFGFVARKPNVSNSDNQCHLFAELEPEQPATAIVNFVNKILTSSGYKPNMV; encoded by the exons ATGTCAGTGGATAAGTTGACGGTGACCAAGAAGACGAAGCGGGACAGGTTCGAAGGGTTTTACAACGTGGTTACGCCGAGGTTGTTCTACAACATTGCGTTCACGTTGTGGCACGTGGCTTTCCATATTGAAAACAAACAACAG caCTCCCATGATGAAGGAACTCTCAGACATGGACACTTGAATAAG ATGATAACATCGAATTCCTACAATGGTTTCGGCGAGGCGTTGACCACCCAACCCAGACTGTCCAAGAACAACACAAACTCATCAGGAGGCATGGACTTGAGCTATGTCACCGAAAGAATCATATCGTTGTGGTTCTCCCCGTCGACCACGACGCGTGGCTACAAACAGGGCCAGCAACACGTCTCGCAAATGCTCAGAAACAAACACGGAGACAATTACAAG ATATTCAATTTGTCTGAGCCGAAACGCGCCTTGAGGAATGCCCATAAACACGTGAAGGAGGTCGGATGGGCCCTCAACCTGGCTCCGCCTTTGGAAAGACTTTGTAGCGTGTGTAAGGACATCGAGAACTGGCTGAACGAAGACGAACATCGGATTGCCGTCCTGCATGCGAG aGGCAGCAAAGAAAAGTTGGGAGTCATAGTGGCTGCATACATGCATTATTCAAGTATATGCGGAAGCCAGGAGCAGGCGCTCGATAGGTTCTCCATGCGACGGTTCCTGGACGATAACGTCGGGCCTCTGGTCCTGCCGTCGAACAAAAG ATACGTCGAATACTTCGCCGGGTTGTTGTCCCATCACATAAAAATCAACTCCGCACCTCTGTATCTGACTCATGTGACTGTGGTGGGCACTCCGGCCTTCCAACAAGGTGGCTGCAGAGCGTTCCTGAAACTCTACGAGGGACACACGCCCGTCTACACTTCAG GAATTTACATGGTTTCGAATAACGTGAGCCAGTTCACGGTGAACGTGGCCGGCGAAAGGCGAGGCGGGCTGCAACTAAGAGGAGACATCCTGATCAAGTGCTACCATCGAACGGACAGGGGCAGGGAGACGATTTTCGCCTGCCAATTTCACACGTGCGCCATTTCCGATCACACGCTCAGCTTCACCCGCCAAGAGCTCGACACCGCCTGCAACG ATCCACGTTTCCCCGTCGACGGTGCAGTGGAATTGCACTTCTCCGGCCCGGAAGGACGGCAAACACTCCCGGCCCCGACGCCGGCGGTACCGTTCACGATATCCGATGATCACATTACCAGAGCCGACAGTCCACTCCTGATCGAGGAGTGCGAAGATGAGGACTCGGATTCCG ACGACGTGAACCATACGTTTGGACCACTGGACGGTAGCATATACGCCACCATAGCGAAGAAACCGGAGCTGTCTCCCGGTGCCGTCTCTAGTCCCTTGACTGTGTCCATGGACTCTGGCATTTCATCAGCAG GACACCAGCAGAACGCCAACACCACCGCCTCCGCGAGTCCCCCGCCAACCGCCCAGCCGTCCCCCCTCAGTCCGGAGGAACAGCACCGCGAGCTCGACGAACTCCTATCCGACATGATGCTAACGGTCCAGAGCATTCCCGACCTGAAACCCCACCAGGACCAGTCCAACGGCGGCCCGGCGTCCGACAACAACTTCGGCCTGGACAATGTCCAGTACATAGACGAGGAGGAGGACAAGAACATACCGTACCACGCGCGACAGGACAGCAGACCCTTCAGTTACGGCGTCAACTCCAACATGATCAACGAGTCGAAGGGCCTGAGCAGCCCCAGCCTGGTGCGCAAGGCCAGCATCAACAAATCCTCCGGCGACACGCTGAGGAAGGTGCAGACGCAAGTCTATCCGGACTTCAACGCCAAACCGGTGCCGGACTTCTCCGCCTCGAACCAGTACTCGCCGTCCAATTACAGCACCCTGTCGTCGAAGTACTCCAGCTACACGCCGGTGCACGGCACCCTGAGGAAGAAGGACCCGATCGACGACATATTCACGTCGAGTGCTTTAAGTGCGCAGCCGATTAAACGCGAGTTCCGTGAGGAGTACTACAAGGACGAGACCAGGAGGTACGATCCTTTGAAGAGGAGCCTGACCGACAGCACGCTGAGGAGGAGCCCGGAGAAGATCACCTACAAGAGCTCCAACTCGGCGGTCACCAGTCCGTATTCGGATTCGGAGAGCCTGTCGCCGCCCGGAGCTTTCCGGAACAGCACCAAGTCACCGGAGTTCCACGAATC ATTCACGACCAACGGCAACCTGACATGGCTCCAGAAGCAGCAGCAAAAACTGAAGGAGCGCCGCGAGGTGAAGCTGCGCGAGGAACGTCAGCCGCACGAGACGCAGCTGATGAGGGAGCTGCGCAACGTCCAGACCCGGCACATGCGCCCGTCGGCGTCGCACCGCGCAGACGGCTACACCAGCGACACCACGGCCTTCGCCGACGATGACGACGACTACACCGTGCCGCTGCACATCAACACGATGCAGAAGAACGGCGGAAGCTCCAACTACAGCACTTTGAAGTCCACGTATTCGTCGACAGTTAAAGAACGGCCCTTCATGAAGATCAAGAGGGAACACGAGCACTATGCGCAG AGCACAGAATCCCCTCGCACGATCTTAGCTCAGAATCCTATGGGACAGATCGTGAGGGCGCCTTCAAGGGGCGCCGACACAGTGGACAGCGGTCTGCTGTCGCTGGTGGAACAGGAACAGTACAGCAAACAGAGTAGCCCCCGTTACACGCCGGGCCTG TACCGAGAAGAGTCGATCCAATCATGGAGGTCGCAATCCGTAAACGACGAAACGAGCCCATCTCACAGCTCGTCGCCAAGACCGCAGACACCAGCTTTTCCAGTACACGCCCGGACCCCGTACTTGAACGCATCCACGCCAACAGTCCAATTCGATCTACCATCCGAACGACTGCCACCTAAAAGTCCTACAACCCAGCG CCGACTCAGTTGTCCAACTCCTAATAAACTTACTAAGAAGTGGTCACTCTCACCGGAGAG aaaGGACCGTCCTACGTCACCCAGCGATCTAACGAACGGGTCCGCGTCAGAATACACCCACACTGCGACCCATCGCAGTGTCTCGTCATCGGGTTTCTCTGATGGCAGCTACCAACAGAGCCCCAAGACCCCGAACTACAACGGATCGGCGTCTCCGACCATCTATTACGGCAACTCGAGACGGAACTCGGTTGGCTCGAACAACGAGGCACCGCACGAAGTGGCTGCGGCGCACGTTGAATTCGTCAGAGACACCTCTAAATTTTGGTATAAGGCTTCCATATCTAGGGAAGAAG CAATCAACATGTTAAGAAACCAAGCGCCAGGCACCTTCGTCGTAAGAGATTCAAACTCTTTTCCGGGCGCATTCGGGCTGGCCCTAAGGGTGGCCCAAGTGCCCTCGAATGTGCAAAATAAGTCGTACTCCAGCGACGAGCTGATCAGACACTTCCTGATCGAGCCCACATCCAGGGGAGTGCGTCTGAAAGGTTGTCCCAACGAGCCGGTCTTCAGCTCATTGTCCGCATTGGTTTACCAACATTCGATAACACAAATGGCACTGCCGTGCCGCCTCGTCCTTCCGGAGAGTGATCTGAAATACACGAAAAATGTGAACAATCCTAACCAGGTGTTGTTCACGCAGGGGGCAGCTTGTAACGTCTTATATTTGTTCTCGATGGATATGGAATCGTTGACGGGTCCGGAGGCGATTAAGAAGTCGGTTTTGACGCTGTTGCAGAAGGCGCCGCTTCCGGAAACGGCTACCGTGCATTTTAAGGTAAACGGTCAAGGTATTACGTTGACCGACAACAAGAGGAAGTTGTTCTTCAGGAAGCACTATCCTATGAATACCGTTTCTTATTGTGGGCTCGATCCTGAAGATCACAAGTGGACTGTTGCGCTTGATGATAACCCGATTAAGAGTTCGAA tCGTATATTTGGATTCGTGGCAAGAAAACCGAACGTGAGTAACTCCGACAATCAGTGCCATCTTTTCGCAGAACTGGAGCCGGAACAACCGGCGACGGCAATTGTCAACTTCGTCAACAAAATTTTGACGTCCAGTGGCTACAAACCGAATATGGTGTAA